The region TGAGGACCGAATAGTCCACCAAAACGCTCCGGCGATCGCTGAAATGGCGAACCTGGAATAGGTGGGATCAGTTGGCACGACGCACAATCGGAGGACTCGAAGGTCCAATTCCCAACTGACTATCCGGTGCGCTGGATAGACTCGGCCGATGAGCGACGAGCAGGTGGCTGTGCCGACGAGTCAGCGGCGGATCAGTCAACGCGGCATCGCGACCCGAGAGCGGATCCTCGAGGCAGCGAACCGGTTGATGTTCGTGCGTGGGGTGAACGCCACGACCCTCGACGACGTCCGCGAGGCCAGCCAGACCAGCAAGTCTCAGCTCTACCGGCACTTCGCCGACAAGCAGGAGCTCGTACGCGCACTGGTCGGGTATCGAGGTGCGCTTGTGCTTCAGCGTGAGCGCGCAGGGCTCGAACGACTGAGGTCCTTCTCAGGGCTGGTCCGGTGGCGCAACGCGCTGGTCCAGGCGAATTCGCTGAACAACGGCAAGTACGGGTGTGGCCTCGGGTCGATGGCTCTCGAGCTGTCCGATCAAGATGAGCAGGCGCGTTCGATGCTGGCAGAGACGTTCGCGGCCTGGGAGAAGCTGATCAGCGATGGTCTGCGCCGGATGCGGGACGCCGGCGCGCTGCGCCGGGACGCCGAGCCGGAGAAGCTGGCCACCGGGTTGATGGCGGCCCTGCAGGGCGGCTACCTGCTGGCGAATGCCGCGCACGACGTCGCTCCCATGGAGGTTGCTCTGGACATGGCGCTGGAGCACATCAAGTCGTTCCTCGTGGAGCCGTCCGGCGAGCCGACCCGGTGAGGCCGGCTATCGGTAGGTGAGTCCACCTGAGTCGCGGGAGGCGACGTCGAGCGCCCGCGCTGGGATCAGGCCGATCACCGCCCGGTGTGGGCATCGCCAGATCTGGCGCCGCACACACCGATCCTCACCCCCCGGAGAACG is a window of Micromonospora sp. WMMD961 DNA encoding:
- a CDS encoding TetR/AcrR family transcriptional regulator — protein: MSDEQVAVPTSQRRISQRGIATRERILEAANRLMFVRGVNATTLDDVREASQTSKSQLYRHFADKQELVRALVGYRGALVLQRERAGLERLRSFSGLVRWRNALVQANSLNNGKYGCGLGSMALELSDQDEQARSMLAETFAAWEKLISDGLRRMRDAGALRRDAEPEKLATGLMAALQGGYLLANAAHDVAPMEVALDMALEHIKSFLVEPSGEPTR